The segment GGTCAGTGTTATCATCGTCCTTAACGAGACTTACCCGACTCACAGTGAGTTTATCTTTGTACGTATCCGAGTTTAGTTGCTTACGGCTTACGTTGTTGTAGATGTCAAGTATGACCTTCTCGAAAGCTATTCTAACGTTAGTTGAATCAAGAGCCGATGTTTCTACAAAGAATAGTCCTTGGGCTTCTGCTAGGGATTTGCCTTCTTCCACGCTCACTGCTCTTATGTTTTCTAGGTCGCACTTGTTCCCCACCAGCATTCTCGCCACCGTTGTATCAGAATgaactgcaaaaacaaaaacaaaaagcaagAAGGGTTATTATTTCCCGATCCTAATGATATGCCAACACTTCTATTGGTTTATATGAATAAACGAAAACGATGCGTGTACATAGAAACAAAGTTAAATTATGAACAATGATTAAGAGCACATGAAAGTTCAGCAAAACTGAAGAAGTCGGTTGATTATTCTCATTTCATATGTTCTTCATTACAATCGTTTTAGCAATCTTCCTATGTTTTTAAATTCCAAAACTGTATTTTTGTGATATACTTAATCTACCGTTGTGTCCTAACAGAAACATCTTCAAAATATTAAGACAAAGCCATCCCTTGACCCTTCAAATGTAATAGACTAATAGTACCTACCGTGATTAGCACTTTAACATCTTAATAGTGTTCTGCCAAAACTAGTTTAAAATATTCCATAATTCTAGTCAACCCTACGACTTTTTGTAGCAAGATCATGTCATAATCTACCACACCGATATTCTATGAAATAATCCGAATGCATCTCATCATCGTCTTCAAATCTGTTAATCAGAAACGtattcaaccaaaaaaaaatgggCCATGGAACAAAATGGAGACTCACTCTTGAGCTCATCGAGCCAACGTCCGACGCTCTCGAAGGTCATCCTGCGGCTAATGTCGTAGACAACAAGTGCACCGACAGCGCCACGGTAATAAGCGGATGTAACAGCACGAAAGCGCTCCTGGCCAGCAGTGTCCCAAATCTGAGCCTTAACCTCCTTGCCATCAATATCCATGCTCTGCGTCTGAAACTCCACACCTATTGTCGCTTTGGAATTCGCGCTGAACTCGTTCCTAGCGTACCGTGACAGGAGGTTTGATTTTCCGACCGCCGAGTCACCGATAACCACGATCTTGAACAGATATTCTTCTCTCCCTTCGTCGTCTGAATACATCGTTATagcttctctctttcttctggtttctagagagagagagaagtagGAATGGTTTTAGAGAGAGGAGACGGTGGACGGTGCAACAAGCTGGCAAGAGGACATACTGCGCATTAAGTGCCCGTCTTAATATCATTGACGTTTTCacgtaatttataaattatatatacgcTAAAGTATATCTATAggtaagaaaatattaaatagtCTAATACATTATAGTTGAAGAAAATGTATCTTTAATTAAGGTTGAATCTATTGACCAAAAAAAGTCAAGGTTGAATCTACCTTTGTAACGTGCATACACGCTACTAGTGTATTTTGGTTAGTCGGAAGCCCGATCTCAACATCTACTAAAAAAACTATGGCCTATTGAGGTTTATGCACCAtgacaaaatctaaatatacaAAACATTTATTCTTACTTACATATAATAATGTCGAAATATACGAATTACTCCCATAATGAGGATGTTCTTCGCTTTATTGTTGTTTAGTACATAAGTGATTTTAGAACTATAGAACTCGGGTAAGAATTATGTGCTTATGTCTTACTACACGAATGGTGTGCTTGCGGATGCAAATCTTGTTACTTTTGGTTTTGTCAGAGAAGTTATAGTAAAGTTAAATTGCTAGCTAATAGCTATCATCCAGGcaaattcaaaatcaaaaatggattttttttttcaaataaaaaagtttatatattggATCCATGATCAGGATAGGATCAAAAGCATACAAAGATATAATATGAAAAACaaagtaaaagtaaaaatgtCACTAGACACCagattaaaaaaatctagcTCCGTAAAACTATCAGAATGATTTGAATAAGACATCAACtgaaaaaataaccaaaaaactATTACAGTTTCATGAATAAGTTTCAGATGAAAATAGAGATATGAATCGGTTGGCGAAGAATATTGATTAACATCATAAACCGTTGATTGAAgtaaactgatttttttaattgaaaagatAGGTAAAGAGATGAAAGAATGAATGACGAAAAAAGCCAGAGAGGATCAGAGaatcattgaccaagatgggAAGTGGTTGAAAAGATAATGCCAATAAAATGAGATAATTCATGACTACTGAGaccaagaaaacaaaacaaaaaaagatgaaGAGGATACAAAATTATGAGGAAAATGCTGATGAATCCAAAAGTGGAGAAGATAATCCAAAAGTGAACCCATATATTTAATGTAACTTACAAGTTCACTTACAAGTTTTCTAGTGCACTTTTCATAGCATCTGCAGTTATCTTTAGGGCATTGGCTGTATCAGAAGTTGCAATTGCATGCTCTAGCTTTGCTTTGCTGGTTTGAAGAGTTAAGATTTGATTGCTTAGTTGTAAATCATAATAATATTGAAGAGATATAACATCTTAATTAGAGTTAAGTTATTGACAAAAGAAATTAGAGTTAAGCTACTTCAATCTCTACCACAAAGATGAAATAAAGAGAAGCTCAACCACATGTACAAGTTGAGCCACACGGAGAAGTTGATACCAGGGAGTAAAAGCTTAGAGAGTACATAAGCCAATCTATGCTTAGCTTTGAATATGAATTGTCCATTTTCTCAAACAATGCATTATTGAAATTTCCAAATTTAAAAAGTTGCATACCATATAATCAAAAATCAGGCTACACACTCAAAGAATTAGGCGATGTGTTATCTCCACTAAAATGAATGCTCAAAACGACTTGGGAGGAGGAAACATCTCCAAATCTTACTCTCTCGCTAGACAACATATCTCTTGATACAACTTCGAAGCTACAATATTAAATATGTACAAAAAGTGTCCACTGATTTAGGCAGTTTCTATTTAGGCAGAGAAACTGAAAAATAATTCAAGTGTTGTGGAATGAATACCTCACAACCCATAAGTCATCACATTATCATCACGTGAAATAAGTTAATgcataaagaaacaaaacaaaaataataattatgaatGGTTAAGGTTGTAATTGTAAATGTGCTTTAGAATTGATGGAATATAAATTAGTGGGGTAGCATGaatgaaatatagaaaaaatagaacataattcattTCATTTGTTCTTCGTCAAATTTGTTATGGAATAATTCTCTTTGTATTTTACCTAAAATTACTTTGGAACTAATAAATTGACTATTTCATTCAAGCTAAAAGTAAGAGTGCAACTAGATTATCAATATTTGGAATGAAATGCTATGTGATGACTTATTccattaatttcaaaaataaattcacCATTTGTCTTGAATGGAATAGAATGATCATTccatcaattttaaaaataaattgacaaattacaaaaagatccataaatttttttgataaggAATGAATGGAATGAATCtattccatttttttctctaCATTCCATTAATGTTATTCAATTAATTTTCATTCCACCAATTCCTAAATATGTTTACCAGTTACAACCTAAATGGTACTCCATCAGTTCCAAAAAGcctcatttaaaaattttaagacATATTAAATGAACATGTTAATGTTTTATTGTCTATACATTGTTTTTgttgtaattaaatattttctagaaTGTTTAGCTAATAGATTTtcaataaaaacagtttttttttaagcttACAGTTTACCATTAAACAATACATTGAAAACTTAGtttttgtattttgatttttttttctaaaacatgagTCATTTAAGAATAGAggaagtaattttttttatttttttttgaaatgataGAATAAGTCATTCTACGTTTATATGACTCGGTTGGACATATCCTTTTGGCTTTAGATTCGGCAACCCTCAGTTGTTCGATATAAAAACTAGTTTCAACGCCTTTTTGTTCTGATATTCCTCTTGATCCGTCAGGTCTGTGCGTTGGTCACAATCGCAGTGTCTTAAAGTATGTTCGTAAAACCCTAAAAATCTTTAGTTTCTCTGGTATTGTAGAAACGTACCTCTCCTTAGGTCTAACTTCATGACGCTGCTAACCCTAATGCTATTGGAATGCAAGTATATGcatgttataatatatttatttgattgcTTGGATTTTGGTAGAGGAGATCAGAGGGTGATTATAATGATCCTAACTTGGCTCGCCGGGAAATCCAACAAAGATAATATCTACGCTCTCCAAAATTCAATAGACTACCTAAAGGAGGTATGTTCCCGGTTTgactatttgtttttttcttaaagtttTTAGAACCGTTTGTTTTGGTCATAGTTAAAGACTTACCAATAGTCATCTCTTTTGAACTCTTATTTTTCTTTGGCTGTCGAATTGAATTTCTGTTCAGTAGCTATCTAGTAGtttgttaataataataataataacaacaacaatttgttttttttttgttgatctcTTTCGTTCAATCTCTTGACCTCAAGTCCCTTGAGTACTTTAAAAAAGAGGAGAAATATTACCTGGAGCAGGCTGCCAAGAGGCTTGAGGAAGCAAAAGTAAAGCACCGGGCAAATAACAGAGCCGGTACAATCAAACATCTTTTGCTGCTTTTTATGACCGGATCCATTTTAAAACACGTGTTGCGCGGTTCTCATGCAGGTGGCCTATATTCATACAAAATGAAGGTTTGTTACGAGCGAGCAGATCAACGTGTTCGGGATTTTCAGATCTCTGTACATAACGACGTGAGATTTTCCTATTGTTTTTTAATATTCCTTTTCtaaatcattaatttaactTCCAAGTGATGACTGCAATTATATTTTCACCACTTTTTCTTAATACAGTTGATTTTACTGGAGAAACTAAAAAAGGAAGCGATGGAAAGATTGCAGAATGAAGATTTCACAGGCAAGAAGTCAACTAATGTgtttatttacttttgtttGTTCCTTTTAGtactaaaatattttgtgtcattCTAGCTCATTATATTAGTTAAAAGTAGAAATTTCAATTTTGGGTTTGAGATGTTAATAATCATAACGATGGGATTCATAATGTTCAATTCGAGGTGAGATTCTGTAATCCTTTTCAGGCTTaaagccttcttcttcttgtattACTTCTgctggtttggtttggttcgactGAAAATTTGTTTACCTCAAGAGTCTCAACTAAAACAATAATCAATATCAGAAAACTGGAAGTAACAACTATCAAATCTGAAGCCAGAACACAGCAAAGCATATTGTTTTAGTCGCGAATGGAAAAGGCTGTCTTCATCCTCTGCACAATGTGAGGCAACGTGTTGAGACTCTCCTCAATGGATTGGTTAATGCAGCCTTCCATATCTTTGGCCGCATCAACCCTGTTCTTATGGAGCTTCGAAGCCTCAAATTTGTCTTGACAGACCATGAGAGATCTGTTCATCCTTtcctgaaaaaaataaaaaataaaattcagtaACATAGCAACAAAAAAAGCACGGCTTGTGAGTTAATATAATCATTATTAACAACCTGAAACTGAGCCATTTCGCCTTCGAAATACTGCTGAGATTTGACAACAGGAACACTGCAGTGCTCAACACAGTTAGCTATCTCCTCTTGCTTCCTGCTTCTGTCAAAGCACTCGTACGCACACTTGAAGTAAGCTTGCTGCAAATTAGATCATCATCAAGTTAACCGAAACTTAACATGGAGAAAACAATACACTTCCACAAATTATAGAGGTATGACCAAAACTATAGTTAACATAGacacatcttcttctccagtGACCTTAGAGACCAAATCTTCATATGAAATTGAAATCTATTTTCGAATTAAGCTCAGACCACAAGAGAACTTCACTAAAACAGATGAATTTTCACTAAAATTAGCCCTTTTTCTTCGGATTCTGGGCTATTTTTCTCACAATTGGTTCCTAAACTAGGAGAACAAGAGCATACCTGAAGGGTGAAATTGATGTGATCCTGAATAGGAGAGAGCTGGGACTGAGCAGAAACATTGACTTCCTCGAGCTTTCTTCGAAGCCTCTCCGTTACAATTTGCTCTTCCGCCGCCGCTATGTGATCCATCGTCTCTCTCTCGCGAATGTGATTTTGACTTTTTAAGGGTTTTAGGGGTTTAAGATGCTCACAAGCCACGTCTGTGTTTTTTAAACCACTTCTCACGTCGGTCGGTCGAGACTTTTCCGGTTTTCTATTAACCGGTATCAATtgcaattttttatatatttttaaccgGGATTAACCGGATCGGAGATTAGCAAAGGCGTCTGTGTTTTTAAACCACTTGTCACGTCGGTCGGTTAAACCGGAGACGGTGTTCAAGACCAATTCCCAATTGCATTTTTGGATATTCGAAACCGGGAATAACCGGTCGAGGCTTTTCCGGTTTTCTATTAAACCGAAGACGGTGTTCTAGACCAATTAACAATTGCATTTTAATTCAAACCGGGAATAACCGGATCGGATTGCTAGCAATCGCATCAACAACAGTCTGCGAAGACTTTGGATCTGTTGATGAGAAAAGGAGAGAGATGGCTCGAGCATGGACGAAGACGATGGTGATGATTATGATGTTGACATGGACGATCTCAGCGAAAGAGCAGCTGAGCGGCAAAGAGTGCGAGGATCTAGGCTTCACCGGCCTCGCTCTCTGCTCCGATTGCCATTCACTCTCTGAATACGTCAAGGATCAAGGTTCGTTCCCTCATACGCGTGTTTGATTCGAGTATACGCTTGATCTATGATTGTGGATTGTATTCTGCAGAGTTGGTATCTGATTGCTTGAAATGTTGCGCGGATGATTCTGAGGATTCGATGAGTAAGGTAGGTAATGCTGAGGAATAGATTAGATGATGATGGAGACTGTTAACATCTTCTTGGCTAAGGAGAGTGGTGATTGATGACTTGTTCAGGTTAGTTATTCAGGCGCTATATTAGAGGTGTGTATGAGGAAGCTGGTTTTCTACCCTGAGATTGTTGGTTTCattgaagaagagaaagaaaagttCCCTAGTGTTAATGTTCAGTACATTTTCAACTCACCACCCAAGTTGATCATGCTTGATGAAGATGGTGAGCATAAGGAAACCA is part of the Brassica rapa cultivar Chiifu-401-42 chromosome A09, CAAS_Brap_v3.01, whole genome shotgun sequence genome and harbors:
- the LOC103843589 gene encoding ras-related protein RABA5e, with the translated sequence MYSDDEGREEYLFKIVVIGDSAVGKSNLLSRYARNEFSANSKATIGVEFQTQSMDIDGKEVKAQIWDTAGQERFRAVTSAYYRGAVGALVVYDISRRMTFESVGRWLDELKIHSDTTVARMLVGNKCDLENIRAVSVEEGKSLAEAQGLFFVETSALDSTNVRIAFEKVILDIYNNVSRKQLNSDTYKDKLTVSRVSLVKDDDNTDPKQSSGFSCCSS
- the LOC103843593 gene encoding selenoprotein F — its product is MARAWTKTMVMIMMLTWTISAKEQLSGKECEDLGFTGLALCSDCHSLSEYVKDQELVSDCLKCCADDSEDSMSKVSYSGAILEVCMRKLVFYPEIVGFIEEEKEKFPSVNVQYIFNSPPKLIMLDEDGEHKETIRIDNWKREHLLQYMREKVKPTSASL
- the LOC103843591 gene encoding protein FAM136A yields the protein MDHIAAAEEQIVTERLRRKLEEVNVSAQSQLSPIQDHINFTLQQAYFKCAYECFDRSRKQEEIANCVEHCSVPVVKSQQYFEGEMAQFQERMNRSLMVCQDKFEASKLHKNRVDAAKDMEGCINQSIEESLNTLPHIVQRMKTAFSIRD